CGGCGCCGCGCCTAGCAGTAAGAGAAATGGATCAGGCGGACTTCAGCGTACCCTTGGGCAGCACGTTGCCGATGGCGCCCTTCTGCACGCGGATGCGCACGTTGTCGGCGATTTCCACGGTGATGAAGTTGTCGCCGATGTCGGTGACCACGCCGGCCACGCCGCCGGAAGTGATGACCTCGTCGCCGCGGCCGAGCTTGTCCAGCATCGACTTGTGTTCTTTCTGCCGCTTCATCTGCGGGCGGATCATCACGAAGTACATCACCGCGATCAGGATGATCGGCAGCAGGAACATCTGCATGCCGCCACCGGCGGGAGCGGCGCCGGCGGTCTGCGCCTGGGCCACGGGAATCAGGAAATCGAGCGGGTTCATCGGTGTGTCCTATGGTTTGGGCAGCCCGTCGCCGTTGGGGCACGGACCGCTGGTCTGTCGCCTGGAAGCGGCAAGCAGCCGCCGATTATGCCACGATCTCCCGCCTCCCCTGGGGCCGGCCGCGGCGCCCCCTTTTTCCAACGAAAAGAAGGGGCTGCGCAGCGGCGGATGAGGGTGCGGGCTCAGCCCCCGTGCGCTTTCGATGCTCGCGAGGCTTCGCACGTACCCTCACCCAACCCCTCTCCCGGGGGGAGAGGGGCTTTATGCCTGCTCGGACGGGAGCGGCGTCGCTTCCGCTCCCCGCGCCGCATAGAAGGACCGCCGGAACTGGGCAAAGGTTCCCGCGGCGATCGCCGCGCGCATGTCGGCCATCAGCTTCTGGTAGTACCAGAGGTTGTGCAGGGTGCCCAGCATCGGCGCCAGCATCTCGTTGCAGCGGTCCAGGTGCCGCAGGTAGGAACGGGTATAGCCGCCGCTGCAGGCGTGGCAGCCGCAGCCGGGCTCGATCGGGTCCAGGTCGCGCTCGTAGCGGGCGTTGCGGATGCGCACGGTGCCGAAGGAGGTGAAATAGTGGCCGTTGCGCGCGTTGCGGGTCGGCATCACGCAGTCGAACATGTCCACGCCGCGGGCCACGCCCTCGACCAGGTCCTCCGGCCGCCCCACCCCCATCAGGTAGCGCGGGCGGTCGGCCGGCAGCCGCGGATGCAGGTGCTCGAGCATCGCGTTGCGCTCGTGCTCCGGCTCGCCCACCGCCAGCCCGCCGATCGCGTAGCCATCGAAGCCGATCGCCTGCAGGCCTTCGATCGAGCGCGTGCGCAGGTCCGCGTGCACGCCGCCCTGGACGATGCCGAACAGCGCCGCATCGTTGCTCAAGGCCTCGTGCGCGTCGCGCGAGCGCTGCGCCCAGCGCAGGCTCAGCTCCATCGAGCGCCGCGCCACGTCCTCGGTGGCCGGGTACGGGGTGCACTCGTCGAAGATCATCACGATGTCCGAATCGAGCACCTTCTGGATCCGCATGCTCTCCTCCGGGCCCAGGAACACCTTGGCGCCGTCGGTCGGCGAGGCGAAGGTCACGCCCTGCTCGCTGATCTTGCGCCGGTGCGCCAGCGAGAACACCTGGAAGCCGCCCGAGTCGGTCAGGATCGGCCCGTCCCAGCGGGCGAAGCCGTGCAGCCCGCCGTGGTCGCCGATCACGTCCAGGCCCGGCCGCAGGTACAGGTGGAAGGTGTTGCCGAGGATGATCTGCGCGCCCAGCGCCTTGATCTGTTCCGGCAGCACGCCCTTGACCGAGCCGTAGGTGCCGACCGGCATGAACGCGGGGGTCTCGACCGTCCCGCGCGGGAAGGTCAGGCGGCCGCGGCGCGCGGCGCCGTCGGTGGTGTGGAGCTGGAACTGCAGTCGAGACATTGAAAGGCCGGGGTTCGGGATTCGGGATTCGGGATTGGCAAACGCACGGGCGGTGACGGGTAAGAGAGTGCTTCTACGAATCCCCAATCTCCAATCCCCAATCCCGGCCCCACAACAGCATCGCATCGCCATAGCTGAAGAAGCGGTAGCGCTGCGCGATCGCGTGGCGATAGGCCTCGAAGATGCGCTCGCGGCCGGCGAAGGCCGAGACCATCATCAGCAGCGTGCTTTCCGGCAGGTGGAAGTTGGTGACCATCGCATCGACGCTGCGGATGCGGTAGCCGGGCAGGATGAAGATCTGCGTCTCGCCGGCGAAGGGATGCAGCTCGCCGTCCTTCGACGCGCTCTCCAGCGCGCGCACGACCGTGGTGCCGACCGCGATCACGCGGCCGCCGGCGGCGCGCGTGCGCCGCACCTGCTCGACCAGGCTGGCGCCGACGTTGAGCCATTCGCGGTGCATCACGTGCTGGTCCAGCGCTTCCACCCGCACCGGCTGGAACGTGCCGGCGCCCACGTGCAGGGTGACGTGGCCGAAGCCGACGCCGCGCGCCTGCAGCGCCGCCAGCAGGGGCGCATCGAAGTGCAGGCCGGCGGTCGGCGCGGCCACCGCACCGGCCTCGCGCGCGAACACGGTCTGGTAGCGCTCGCGGTCGTCCAGCCCGGGCTCGCGGCGGATGTACGGCGGCAACGGCAGGCGCCCGGCCTGCTGCAGCCAGGACTCCAGCGTGTCGGGTACGTGGAACTGGAGCACGTAGAACTCGCCGTCGCGGTCCAGCACCTCGGCCTCGCCGCCGGCATCCAGGGCGATGCGCGCGCCGGCCTTGGGCGACTTGCTCACGCCCAGCTGCGCGCGTGCGCGCTGCCCGCCGAGCAGCCGCTCGATCAGGATCTCCACCCGGCCGCCGCTGCTCTTGTGCCCGAACAGGCGCGCCGGGATCACCCGGGTGTCGTTGAACACCAGCAGGTCGCCCGGCTGCAGCAGGTCCGGCAGGTCGCGCACCTGGCGATCGGCGAACGGCGCCGGCGCCGGCGGCACCAGCAACAGGCGGCTGGCCGAACGCTCGGCCAGCGGCGCCTGCGCGATCAGCTCCTCGGGCAGGTCGTAGCGGAAATCGGACTTC
The Xanthomonas sp. AM6 DNA segment above includes these coding regions:
- the queA gene encoding tRNA preQ1(34) S-adenosylmethionine ribosyltransferase-isomerase QueA, whose product is MKKSDFRYDLPEELIAQAPLAERSASRLLLVPPAPAPFADRQVRDLPDLLQPGDLLVFNDTRVIPARLFGHKSSGGRVEILIERLLGGQRARAQLGVSKSPKAGARIALDAGGEAEVLDRDGEFYVLQFHVPDTLESWLQQAGRLPLPPYIRREPGLDDRERYQTVFAREAGAVAAPTAGLHFDAPLLAALQARGVGFGHVTLHVGAGTFQPVRVEALDQHVMHREWLNVGASLVEQVRRTRAAGGRVIAVGTTVVRALESASKDGELHPFAGETQIFILPGYRIRSVDAMVTNFHLPESTLLMMVSAFAGRERIFEAYRHAIAQRYRFFSYGDAMLLWGRDWGLEIGDS
- the tgt gene encoding tRNA guanosine(34) transglycosylase Tgt — its product is MSRLQFQLHTTDGAARRGRLTFPRGTVETPAFMPVGTYGSVKGVLPEQIKALGAQIILGNTFHLYLRPGLDVIGDHGGLHGFARWDGPILTDSGGFQVFSLAHRRKISEQGVTFASPTDGAKVFLGPEESMRIQKVLDSDIVMIFDECTPYPATEDVARRSMELSLRWAQRSRDAHEALSNDAALFGIVQGGVHADLRTRSIEGLQAIGFDGYAIGGLAVGEPEHERNAMLEHLHPRLPADRPRYLMGVGRPEDLVEGVARGVDMFDCVMPTRNARNGHYFTSFGTVRIRNARYERDLDPIEPGCGCHACSGGYTRSYLRHLDRCNEMLAPMLGTLHNLWYYQKLMADMRAAIAAGTFAQFRRSFYAARGAEATPLPSEQA
- the yajC gene encoding preprotein translocase subunit YajC, which gives rise to MNPLDFLIPVAQAQTAGAAPAGGGMQMFLLPIILIAVMYFVMIRPQMKRQKEHKSMLDKLGRGDEVITSGGVAGVVTDIGDNFITVEIADNVRIRVQKGAIGNVLPKGTLKSA